From one Gracilimonas sp. genomic stretch:
- the hisA gene encoding 1-(5-phosphoribosyl)-5-[(5-phosphoribosylamino)methylideneamino]imidazole-4-carboxamide isomerase — translation MLTIPAIDLLNGQAVRLHKGSYEEVTVYDKSPLNQARKFQEAGFHHIHVVDLNGAKEGSFINLPHIRQIIDELGISVQTGGGIRTFNDVKMLLEAGLSKVICSSMAIKNEEDWLKSLAEFPDKMILGMDLKDGKIAYSGWLETAEESVQSFLNRMIDHGLQEVLCTDISKDGTLSGPNFDLYNDLQKQFPNIRLIASGGVSSLEDLNRLDQANIDAVVVGKAYYEGRITLEQMNQFNS, via the coding sequence ATGCTTACAATTCCCGCTATCGATTTGTTAAATGGTCAGGCAGTCCGCCTTCACAAAGGATCATATGAAGAGGTTACGGTTTATGATAAATCTCCATTAAATCAGGCTCGAAAATTCCAGGAAGCAGGTTTTCATCACATTCACGTTGTGGACCTGAATGGTGCCAAAGAAGGATCATTTATCAACCTCCCTCACATCCGACAAATCATTGATGAGTTGGGGATTTCGGTTCAAACCGGCGGTGGCATTCGTACTTTTAATGATGTGAAAATGCTGCTTGAAGCCGGACTTTCAAAAGTGATTTGTAGTTCCATGGCTATCAAGAATGAAGAAGACTGGCTTAAGTCCTTAGCTGAATTCCCTGATAAAATGATTTTAGGCATGGATCTGAAAGACGGAAAAATAGCCTATTCCGGCTGGCTTGAAACTGCTGAAGAATCTGTTCAATCTTTTTTAAACAGGATGATTGATCATGGGCTTCAGGAAGTTCTGTGTACTGACATCTCAAAAGATGGTACTCTTTCGGGTCCCAATTTCGATTTGTATAACGATCTCCAAAAGCAATTCCCCAATATCCGGCTCATTGCTTCAGGAGGTGTTTCTTCTCTCGAGGATCTAAACCGACTGGATCAAGCAAATATCGATGCCGTTGTAGTAGGCAAGGCCTATTACGAAGGAAGAATTACCCTAGAACAAATGAACCAGTTTAATTCCTGA
- a CDS encoding LamG-like jellyroll fold domain-containing protein, translated as MKIEDTINQYSFNERKRNRWSLKFKYIAGAIITCLILAATSFQGLAQQGSLSLDGDGDYATAGDSPSLDIAGTSITLETWVKHDGNSNTDAFLINKALSGDGYRLQLYGEGDETYVRFVIGDVTNNGPAVFSETGVPANRWTHIAATYDGQFLKIYINGELDATAQENRTIDANDASLTLGANASLTGNFLSGEMDGVRIWSAVRSAAEIGDTYLEELAGGETGLAALYQFSSVSGSTVNDLAGSNTLTLTGDNAGIGSPGAVPIAPDLYTHNGNEKVEVSWDERLGPNDENDAASFEIYRSTQPDGSDRQSIATASSTVTSFTDNSTLTNGQTYYYEITTVDGSGNESDYSHMVSATPYEMMGGGSLHLTKNAYGLVTDRPSLDITETDITVHAWVKHDGQSDENAVIAVKGSTSDGYVLRFDGEGQAPNLAFAIGDITNGGPTIVSNASIPANQWTHVAGTYDGNDLKVYINGELDNTETETRTIDGNDFDLFIGADAAASDQFFSGHIDELGIWSIALARQDIEDNFNKEFTGNEDGLELYYRFDDNGNSIVRSMDTYHTDMEKVPVSGTVTVSAPGVFPVTPYAYTRGRETDAFIEFRNRIEPEPDVNHIYRSSVQDLSDRAKIYTHTPSAGSETYADVFANPENTYYYQVTAENADGQESDLSYPKPARLSSYEAGNALKLDGDLDYVRLDDRNSLDGYEQLYVNFDETMTVEAWVNHDGNSDENAVIVQKGATSDGYRLRLEGTGSSVAASFTIGDITNGGPRVTTNSSIPANQWTHIAATYDGTDLKIYVNGSLDATDSESRSIDPNPQPLLIGGPNALNGNFFSGELDEIRIWNVARTESEIADNFYKQLMGHQEDLISYFRFDESAGSSLTYSSATEAMSGSLNGDATFVNSNALSSQPVVSSPIPEITLDEDFGSYVAADLDTVFQDDDTQNLTYSIVVPCHIVEAEVQNDTSLVFTSLENIFGTDTLTVEATDGATTARQSFIVNVESVNDVPELAGFENDLQVPIDGEFTADMFARTADVESADTALTFTFAVDTSGINVDFDGQVLTLSPNGNFDGSGTLDIEVTDEDGGVKTASVGIQMVTDTDITDETGVPGEFDLANNYPNPFNPTTTIKYALPEAADVRLTVFNSIGQKVADLVNTRQTAGTHQVDFDASQLPSGMYIYRLKAGEFEQIRKMTLVK; from the coding sequence ATGAAAATAGAGGATACAATAAATCAATATTCGTTCAATGAGAGAAAGAGAAATAGATGGAGTCTTAAATTTAAATATATAGCCGGGGCAATAATCACCTGCCTGATTCTGGCTGCAACTTCATTTCAGGGGTTGGCACAACAAGGGAGCCTTAGCCTGGATGGTGACGGAGATTATGCCACAGCCGGTGATAGCCCTTCACTAGACATAGCCGGAACCAGTATTACACTGGAAACCTGGGTAAAACACGATGGCAATAGTAATACGGATGCTTTCTTAATCAATAAGGCTTTGAGTGGCGATGGGTATCGTTTACAGTTATATGGTGAAGGTGATGAAACCTACGTCCGGTTTGTTATTGGGGATGTAACGAATAACGGTCCGGCTGTTTTTTCCGAAACAGGGGTTCCTGCCAACAGGTGGACACATATAGCAGCAACATATGACGGTCAGTTTTTAAAGATTTATATAAATGGCGAATTAGATGCAACTGCTCAGGAAAATCGTACGATTGATGCCAACGATGCCAGTTTAACCCTCGGTGCTAATGCGTCATTAACCGGGAATTTTTTAAGTGGTGAAATGGATGGGGTGCGAATCTGGAGTGCAGTAAGATCCGCAGCAGAAATTGGAGACACCTATCTGGAAGAACTAGCGGGAGGCGAAACAGGTCTTGCCGCTCTGTATCAGTTTTCTTCTGTTTCCGGAAGTACCGTAAATGATCTTGCAGGCTCAAACACATTAACTCTAACAGGAGATAACGCCGGAATTGGAAGTCCTGGAGCTGTACCTATAGCACCTGATCTTTATACACACAATGGTAATGAAAAGGTGGAAGTATCATGGGACGAAAGATTAGGCCCAAATGATGAAAATGATGCTGCTTCTTTTGAGATTTACCGATCTACACAGCCCGATGGAAGCGACCGGCAAAGTATTGCTACCGCATCTTCAACAGTTACCTCATTTACTGATAACAGTACTCTGACAAACGGGCAAACGTATTATTACGAAATCACAACAGTTGATGGTTCTGGGAATGAGAGTGACTATTCTCACATGGTGTCGGCAACGCCTTATGAAATGATGGGTGGAGGGAGTCTGCATTTAACAAAGAATGCATACGGACTGGTTACCGACCGGCCGTCACTCGATATCACTGAAACAGATATTACCGTACATGCATGGGTTAAGCATGACGGGCAAAGTGACGAAAATGCTGTAATTGCTGTAAAAGGTTCCACTTCAGACGGATATGTGCTCCGGTTTGACGGAGAGGGACAGGCACCCAACCTTGCTTTTGCCATCGGTGACATTACTAATGGTGGACCAACTATCGTATCTAATGCCAGTATTCCAGCCAATCAGTGGACACACGTAGCCGGAACGTATGATGGTAACGATCTGAAAGTTTACATAAACGGTGAACTCGATAACACAGAAACAGAAACCCGAACCATTGACGGTAACGACTTCGATTTATTTATAGGAGCTGATGCCGCTGCCTCCGACCAATTCTTTAGTGGTCATATTGATGAACTCGGTATTTGGAGCATTGCATTGGCCCGCCAGGATATTGAAGATAATTTCAATAAAGAGTTTACTGGAAATGAGGATGGACTAGAACTTTATTATCGGTTTGATGATAACGGAAATTCTATCGTAAGAAGTATGGATACCTATCATACCGACATGGAGAAAGTACCAGTAAGTGGGACCGTTACCGTTTCTGCTCCTGGTGTTTTTCCCGTTACTCCATATGCATATACCAGAGGCAGGGAAACTGATGCTTTTATAGAATTCAGGAACCGGATTGAGCCTGAGCCCGATGTAAATCATATCTACCGATCATCAGTACAAGATTTGTCTGACAGAGCTAAAATCTACACTCACACTCCATCAGCAGGCTCTGAAACGTATGCCGATGTTTTTGCAAATCCTGAGAACACCTACTACTATCAGGTTACAGCAGAAAATGCAGACGGACAGGAAAGTGATTTAAGCTATCCCAAACCTGCCAGGTTATCCTCCTATGAAGCTGGTAATGCCTTAAAGCTGGATGGCGATCTTGATTATGTTCGATTAGACGATCGCAATTCGCTGGATGGATATGAACAGCTGTACGTCAATTTTGATGAGACTATGACGGTGGAAGCTTGGGTGAATCATGATGGAAACAGCGATGAAAATGCGGTGATCGTTCAAAAAGGAGCAACCAGTGATGGATACCGGCTTCGTCTGGAAGGAACCGGAAGTTCGGTAGCTGCTTCATTTACGATTGGCGATATCACAAATGGCGGGCCCCGGGTTACAACCAATTCAAGTATTCCAGCCAATCAATGGACACACATTGCAGCCACATACGATGGTACAGATCTGAAGATTTATGTGAATGGGTCACTTGATGCTACCGACAGTGAAAGCAGGAGTATTGATCCTAATCCTCAGCCGCTCTTAATTGGCGGGCCCAATGCACTGAATGGAAATTTCTTCAGCGGTGAACTGGATGAAATCCGCATTTGGAATGTAGCTCGAACGGAATCTGAGATAGCCGATAATTTCTATAAACAATTAATGGGTCATCAGGAAGATCTTATTTCCTATTTCCGGTTCGATGAATCGGCAGGCTCTTCATTGACCTACAGTTCAGCAACAGAGGCTATGAGTGGTAGCCTGAATGGAGATGCTACTTTTGTGAATTCAAATGCATTGAGCAGTCAGCCGGTGGTTTCCAGCCCAATACCTGAAATTACATTGGATGAGGATTTTGGAAGCTATGTGGCTGCAGACCTGGATACAGTTTTTCAGGATGATGACACCCAAAACCTGACTTATTCCATTGTGGTTCCATGCCACATTGTGGAAGCTGAAGTTCAAAATGACACCAGCCTGGTTTTCACTTCTCTTGAAAATATCTTTGGAACCGATACACTGACTGTAGAAGCAACCGACGGAGCCACAACAGCTCGTCAGTCTTTTATAGTGAACGTGGAATCTGTTAATGATGTGCCGGAGCTTGCCGGATTTGAAAATGATCTTCAGGTACCAATTGATGGAGAATTTACTGCAGACATGTTTGCCCGAACGGCTGATGTTGAATCTGCTGACACTGCACTAACCTTTACCTTTGCGGTGGACACATCAGGTATCAATGTAGACTTCGATGGACAGGTTCTCACACTCTCACCGAATGGTAATTTTGATGGTTCAGGAACGCTGGATATCGAAGTTACAGATGAAGATGGTGGCGTAAAAACCGCTTCTGTTGGTATTCAAATGGTGACAGATACGGATATCACTGACGAGACCGGAGTACCGGGAGAGTTTGATCTTGCCAATAACTATCCAAATCCGTTCAACCCAACTACCACCATCAAATATGCACTTCCAGAAGCAGCTGATGTTCGGTTAACGGTGTTTAATTCAATTGGGCAAAAAGTAGCCGATTTGGTGAATACCAGACAAACTGCAGGAACACATCAGGTAGATTTTGATGCTAGTCAGCTACCAAGTGGGATGTACATTTACCGACTGAAAGCCGGCGAATTTGAACAAATACGTAAGATGACCTTAGTAAAATAA
- a CDS encoding ABC transporter ATP-binding protein, with the protein MPNTSHIQLEKLTKSYQEGDKNRSVLDKLELSVKEGEMIVLLGRSGSGKSTLLNLISGIDKPDNGKVVIGGTNLAGLDEKNRTLFRRKNIGFVFQSFNLISTLTAHENVLLPLKLKGATDSETLNKAQQFLEDVGLGDRGDSYPDRLSGGEQQRVAIARALAHEPMLILADEPTGNLDYETGQQILDILNNLVRENGRTIILATHDRDICKIADRVLELRGGTLNEVKDTAGLMAS; encoded by the coding sequence ATGCCAAATACATCCCATATTCAGCTCGAAAAACTGACAAAGAGTTACCAGGAAGGAGATAAAAATCGCTCCGTTTTAGATAAGCTGGAATTATCGGTAAAAGAAGGGGAGATGATTGTTCTTCTTGGACGTTCTGGTTCAGGAAAAAGTACACTCCTGAATTTAATCAGTGGGATTGATAAGCCGGATAACGGAAAAGTTGTTATCGGTGGTACCAATCTGGCCGGACTTGATGAAAAAAACAGGACTCTTTTCAGGCGCAAGAATATTGGCTTTGTATTTCAATCGTTTAATCTGATCTCGACTCTGACGGCCCACGAGAATGTGCTTCTTCCACTCAAATTAAAAGGTGCAACCGATAGCGAGACCTTAAATAAAGCACAACAATTTCTTGAAGACGTTGGATTGGGAGATCGTGGTGATAGTTATCCTGACCGGCTTTCCGGAGGTGAGCAACAGCGGGTGGCCATAGCACGTGCGCTTGCACATGAACCCATGCTGATTCTGGCCGATGAACCCACCGGAAATCTGGATTATGAAACAGGGCAACAAATTCTGGATATTCTGAATAACCTGGTGCGGGAAAATGGAAGAACAATCATTCTTGCCACTCACGATCGTGATATTTGCAAGATTGCAGATCGCGTGCTGGAGCTCAGGGGTGGTACGTTAAATGAGGTCAAAGATACAGCCGGGTTAATGGCATCATGA
- a CDS encoding FtsX-like permease family protein: MSRNNSNLLWLSSLRFLMRHPWHFALSILGVALGVAVVVSIDLSNSSAEKAFELSTAAVTGKATHQIRGAAEDLPDETYRDIRIKAGVRKSAPVVEGYTKINGVNRTFQVLGVDPIAEAPFRDYASQQAGIELSEFISGDNSGLIAQSVAKELSVETGDSIQVLVGGRPFSIRLIGMIEASDDRSQQALESLLVVDISTAQRLFDMQGSLTRIDLILPKDSEVNLKEEIQTVLPEGASIVRSESRTETVEQMTRAFEFNLQALSMLALLVGMFLIYNTMTFSVVQRRPLIGRLRALGVTKSEILTTVLKEALLIGALGTVIGIVAGIFLAQVLVKLVTQSINDLYFVLSVQELSIGVFPMAKGIVMGIGATLIASFWPAREASEAEVSTVLRRSSNETKISSRILPIAFSGLVIGTLGGLILLIPNGGIAAGYSSLLLMIVGFSLFVPLIIVGLSKLLRPVLGKISGLIGKMAVRGVVTELSRTSVAIAALVVAVAATVGVGVMVDSFRTTVVSWLEAQLQADVYVQPPSSVARKADSTLEPELVDLLRQAEGVADASTVRSVEVRTNKGTDNLVAINQGQKAKQTYQLKSGAETFWQKYTQDSIVMVSEVYAYRNNVGLGDTLVIETDQGRAPFVIQAINFDYASDIGTITISRQVYNQFFNDTAVSGLALYAEPGVEVEDLVDRLRAKSAGMQEVFIRSNKGLREASIEIFDRTFTVTIVLRMLAILVAFIGVLSALMALQLERSRELAVLRANGMTPGQLWNYVVTQTGVMGVMAGLLSVPLGILMAYVLVYVINLRSFGWTLQFMITHEVLIQAVGLAVVAALLAGLYPSWKMAQANPADALRND, from the coding sequence ATGAGCAGAAATAACTCTAATTTACTTTGGCTTTCGAGCCTCCGGTTTTTAATGCGTCATCCCTGGCATTTTGCACTTTCAATTTTAGGGGTAGCATTGGGTGTGGCCGTTGTGGTTTCTATTGACCTCTCAAATAGCAGCGCTGAAAAAGCATTTGAGCTTTCTACGGCTGCTGTAACAGGCAAAGCAACGCATCAAATTCGGGGAGCCGCAGAAGATCTTCCAGATGAAACATATCGAGATATAAGGATTAAAGCCGGCGTGCGTAAATCTGCCCCGGTTGTTGAAGGATATACTAAAATTAACGGAGTAAACCGAACCTTTCAGGTGCTTGGGGTGGATCCTATAGCCGAAGCTCCGTTCAGGGATTATGCAAGCCAGCAGGCTGGTATTGAATTATCTGAATTTATAAGTGGTGATAACTCAGGATTGATCGCCCAGTCAGTAGCTAAAGAACTGAGTGTTGAAACGGGAGATTCTATTCAGGTTTTGGTTGGAGGCCGCCCGTTCAGTATTAGACTGATTGGAATGATAGAAGCCAGTGATGACCGAAGCCAACAGGCTTTGGAAAGCCTTCTGGTAGTAGACATAAGTACAGCCCAGCGTTTGTTTGATATGCAAGGCAGTTTAACAAGAATTGATCTTATCCTTCCAAAGGATTCGGAGGTAAATCTGAAAGAGGAGATTCAAACTGTACTACCAGAAGGTGCATCTATAGTACGTTCAGAATCGCGTACCGAAACAGTAGAACAGATGACCCGTGCTTTTGAGTTTAATTTGCAGGCACTGAGCATGCTGGCATTATTGGTCGGGATGTTCCTGATCTATAATACGATGACGTTTTCGGTGGTTCAGCGCCGCCCCCTTATTGGACGCTTGAGAGCGCTTGGAGTCACCAAATCTGAGATATTAACTACCGTACTCAAAGAAGCGCTGTTGATTGGTGCACTGGGTACGGTAATTGGTATTGTAGCAGGAATATTTCTTGCACAGGTATTGGTAAAATTGGTTACTCAGTCCATTAACGACCTTTACTTTGTACTATCGGTTCAGGAGCTGTCTATTGGTGTGTTTCCGATGGCCAAAGGAATTGTCATGGGAATTGGAGCTACTCTTATTGCTTCCTTCTGGCCTGCCCGTGAAGCTTCCGAAGCAGAGGTATCTACGGTTTTGAGGCGTTCTTCAAATGAGACTAAAATTTCATCCCGAATTCTGCCCATTGCTTTTTCTGGATTGGTGATTGGCACGCTTGGAGGGTTAATTCTTTTAATTCCAAATGGTGGTATTGCGGCCGGTTATTCTTCACTGCTTTTAATGATTGTGGGTTTCTCATTATTTGTTCCATTGATAATTGTTGGGCTATCAAAACTGCTGCGTCCGGTTCTGGGTAAAATCAGCGGGTTAATTGGAAAGATGGCAGTGCGAGGGGTAGTCACTGAATTGAGTCGAACCTCTGTTGCCATAGCTGCATTAGTGGTTGCCGTGGCAGCAACGGTTGGGGTTGGGGTGATGGTAGATAGTTTCAGAACCACCGTCGTTTCCTGGCTGGAAGCTCAGTTGCAGGCAGATGTATATGTTCAGCCTCCAAGTTCAGTAGCCCGCAAAGCCGATTCCACGCTGGAGCCTGAATTGGTAGATCTACTCCGCCAAGCTGAAGGCGTTGCAGATGCCAGTACCGTTCGCAGTGTTGAAGTTCGCACCAACAAGGGTACAGATAACTTGGTCGCTATAAATCAGGGACAAAAAGCTAAGCAGACATACCAGTTAAAATCCGGAGCAGAAACCTTTTGGCAAAAATACACACAAGATTCAATTGTGATGGTTTCTGAGGTTTATGCCTATCGAAATAATGTAGGGCTGGGAGATACGCTTGTAATTGAGACAGACCAGGGCAGGGCACCATTTGTGATACAGGCTATTAACTTTGATTATGCTTCCGACATTGGGACCATTACCATCAGCCGTCAGGTGTACAATCAGTTTTTTAATGACACGGCTGTCTCAGGTCTTGCGCTTTATGCTGAACCGGGAGTAGAAGTGGAAGATTTGGTAGATCGGCTGCGGGCAAAATCTGCAGGAATGCAGGAGGTCTTTATTCGATCAAATAAAGGGCTCAGAGAAGCATCTATTGAGATATTTGACCGGACTTTTACCGTTACAATTGTACTGAGGATGCTCGCCATTTTGGTGGCTTTTATTGGAGTGCTTTCAGCTTTAATGGCGCTACAACTCGAACGGTCAAGGGAACTGGCGGTGCTTAGAGCCAATGGTATGACCCCGGGCCAGCTTTGGAATTATGTAGTTACTCAAACCGGAGTTATGGGTGTAATGGCTGGGCTTCTTTCTGTTCCGCTGGGTATTCTGATGGCCTATGTACTGGTGTATGTGATCAACCTGCGGTCATTTGGCTGGACGCTCCAGTTTATGATCACTCACGAAGTGCTTATTCAGGCCGTGGGATTAGCTGTAGTAGCTGCATTGCTGGCCGGTTTGTATCCCTCCTGGAAAATGGCACAGGCTAACCCGGCGGATGCGCTCAGAAACGACTAA
- a CDS encoding serpin family protein, with protein sequence MRANRLLTFLLLPAFLVLHSCTSDVAGPDSKGELSRELSAVEKKLVADGQSFGFNVFKSTVAGDSSENVFISPLSISVALGMTMNGAEGETFEQIRETLEFHGLSQEEINQGYQSLIKLLTQADPKVKMQIANSVWNREGFTVQESFNNTLEEYFYATTRELDFADAKSADIINKWVENNTNGLIDKIIDGQIPPEMVMYLINAIYFQGDWTNQFDKKETRERSFFLEEGGQESVDMMTQERVFNIHRNEDVHMIDLPYGDSLFSMTVMMPADDEKPIDDFIAEDLTKERFDNWIASLSGQDAPIYLPKFELKYKIKMNDILKSMGMEIPFDATQADFSGINPEAELFISEVMHKTFVKVDEKGTEAAAVTSVGMEVTSAPQIFSVNRPFVFMIREQNSGAILFMGKVKNPNG encoded by the coding sequence ATGAGAGCCAATCGTTTACTTACATTTTTATTGCTGCCCGCATTTTTAGTTTTACATAGCTGTACATCGGACGTTGCCGGACCAGATTCGAAGGGGGAATTATCAAGAGAACTTTCAGCAGTAGAGAAAAAGTTGGTTGCAGACGGGCAGTCTTTCGGATTCAATGTATTTAAAAGCACAGTAGCCGGAGACTCATCGGAAAACGTCTTCATTTCACCGCTAAGTATTTCGGTGGCGCTGGGAATGACGATGAATGGAGCTGAAGGTGAGACATTTGAACAAATCCGTGAAACATTAGAGTTTCATGGCTTGAGCCAGGAGGAAATCAATCAAGGATATCAGTCATTGATAAAACTGTTGACGCAAGCTGATCCCAAAGTGAAAATGCAAATTGCGAACTCGGTTTGGAACAGAGAGGGCTTTACTGTTCAGGAATCTTTTAACAACACCCTTGAAGAATATTTTTATGCAACAACGCGTGAACTTGATTTTGCAGATGCTAAGTCTGCCGATATAATAAATAAGTGGGTAGAAAATAATACAAATGGACTTATCGATAAGATTATAGACGGGCAAATTCCTCCCGAAATGGTCATGTACCTGATTAATGCTATCTATTTTCAGGGTGACTGGACCAATCAGTTTGACAAAAAAGAAACCCGTGAGCGTTCTTTTTTCCTTGAAGAAGGAGGCCAGGAATCAGTAGATATGATGACTCAGGAACGCGTGTTTAATATTCACAGGAATGAAGACGTGCATATGATAGACCTTCCTTATGGGGATAGCCTGTTTAGCATGACTGTTATGATGCCGGCTGACGATGAAAAACCGATTGATGATTTTATAGCTGAGGATTTAACGAAAGAAAGGTTTGATAACTGGATTGCCAGCCTTTCGGGTCAGGACGCTCCGATCTACCTTCCAAAGTTTGAATTGAAGTACAAGATTAAAATGAACGACATCCTGAAGTCTATGGGAATGGAAATTCCATTTGACGCTACCCAAGCCGACTTTTCTGGAATAAACCCAGAAGCCGAACTATTTATAAGTGAGGTAATGCATAAGACGTTTGTCAAAGTAGACGAAAAAGGCACGGAAGCAGCTGCAGTTACATCAGTTGGCATGGAGGTTACTTCAGCGCCACAAATATTTTCTGTAAACCGTCCCTTTGTTTTCATGATTCGTGAACAAAACAGCGGGGCTATTCTCTTTATGGGGAAAGTTAAAAACCCTAATGGATAA